A window from Leptothermofonsia sichuanensis E412 encodes these proteins:
- a CDS encoding CGLD27 family protein produces the protein MLPDDVSKKSSVTGCPVPSEQQPLNEYRELSESWFFRWAMLDLPAYLRKMAWVWGWSWAIAGPVAAASFPPAKYPVHFFVMGAGGASLLLCLVLLRLYLGWAYISSRLSDSKVFYEESGWYDGQIWSKPPEVQLQDRLVVTYEVKPLLQRLRKTLSVFAVSLLGGTFLWAML, from the coding sequence TTGCTACCGGATGACGTGAGTAAGAAATCTTCCGTCACGGGCTGCCCAGTTCCGTCTGAGCAGCAGCCGCTCAATGAATATCGGGAATTGAGCGAGTCCTGGTTTTTTCGTTGGGCGATGCTTGATCTGCCTGCCTATCTTCGCAAAATGGCGTGGGTCTGGGGTTGGAGTTGGGCGATCGCTGGTCCCGTGGCTGCTGCCAGCTTTCCTCCGGCCAAATATCCGGTTCATTTCTTTGTGATGGGTGCTGGAGGGGCCAGTTTGCTTCTGTGTCTGGTTTTGCTGAGGCTTTACCTGGGTTGGGCTTATATCAGTTCCCGCCTGTCTGATAGTAAGGTCTTCTATGAAGAGTCTGGCTGGTATGATGGTCAAATCTGGTCAAAGCCACCGGAAGTCCAGCTCCAGGATCGGCTGGTGGTTACCTACGAGGTAAAACCCCTGCTTCAACGGTTGCGGAAAACGCTCAGTGTGTTCGCCGTTTCTTTGCTGGGTGGCACCTTCCTCTGGGCAATGCTTTAA
- a CDS encoding asparaginase has translation MTRGRRVQAAELEVRLLREGIIESKHYVQAVVCDSRGRTLLVAGNAETATFVRSGLKPFQALAVTTTGTLERYGLTDRDLAIICSSHQGRLEQVRQAFNVLWRSDVDPSHLQCPVPPGKRSPLEYNCSGKHAGMLAVCQQRNWPLNSYLQRSHPVQQLIIQKVAELLRMPAEEFISARDDCGAPTYFLQLGQIASLYALLSASENLDMERIVRAMTHHPAMVSGNGEFDTELMRLTEGELVSKSGAEGIQCIGRLGEGLGLAIKVMDGARRAKYAVAIHLLKQMGWITPAVSETLAENFMTLSKVTRLEVSGDLSML, from the coding sequence ATGACTAGGGGAAGACGTGTTCAGGCCGCAGAACTGGAAGTGCGGTTACTGCGAGAGGGAATTATTGAATCGAAACACTATGTCCAGGCAGTTGTTTGTGACAGCCGGGGGCGGACGCTTCTGGTTGCTGGCAATGCAGAAACAGCCACATTTGTTCGCTCTGGGCTCAAGCCGTTTCAAGCACTGGCGGTCACCACAACCGGCACTCTGGAACGGTATGGGCTGACTGATCGCGACCTGGCAATTATCTGTAGCTCTCACCAGGGCAGGCTGGAGCAGGTGCGGCAGGCGTTTAATGTACTCTGGCGCAGCGATGTGGACCCTTCCCATTTGCAATGTCCAGTCCCACCAGGGAAGCGCAGCCCTTTAGAGTACAATTGTTCTGGTAAACACGCTGGAATGCTCGCTGTTTGTCAGCAGCGCAACTGGCCTCTGAACAGCTATTTGCAGCGCAGTCACCCTGTTCAACAATTGATCATTCAAAAGGTCGCCGAACTCCTGCGAATGCCCGCCGAGGAATTTATCAGTGCCCGTGATGACTGTGGAGCACCCACTTACTTTTTGCAACTTGGACAAATTGCTTCTCTTTACGCGCTCCTTTCAGCCAGCGAAAATCTGGATATGGAACGCATTGTGCGGGCGATGACCCATCATCCGGCAATGGTTTCAGGGAATGGTGAATTTGATACGGAACTGATGCGCCTGACGGAAGGGGAACTGGTGAGTAAGTCTGGAGCGGAGGGCATTCAGTGCATTGGGCGACTGGGGGAAGGATTGGGTCTGGCGATTAAGGTGATGGATGGTGCCAGGCGGGCGAAATATGCTGTTGCTATTCACCTGCTCAAGCAGATGGGTTGGATTACCCCCGCTGTCTCAGAAACCCTGGCAGAAAACTTTATGACCCTCAGTAAAGTCACTCGTCTGGAGGTATCAGGGGACTTGTCCATGCTATAG
- a CDS encoding ABC transporter ATP-binding protein, with protein MSDTVLHVKDLEVQFLTDAKPIRAVDRISFEIKRGQTLGIVGESGSGKSVTALSVMRLVPPPGQVTRGESLFWGAEGGQPVDLLQLPNRQMEDYRGGEISMIFQEPMSSLNPVYTIGFQLVEAIQLHKRLTRAEAEREAIARLQEVRLLPDDTELRQRVVDEFHQTSAAPPGDRDIERQINRQKMAFLNRYPHELSGGQMQRVMIAMAIACDPALLIADEPTTALDVTVQATILDLLRDLRDRRGMSIMFITHDLGIIAEIADYVAVMYQGKIVEAGPVWQIFSAPQHPYTKGLLTCRPQPNRRLRRLPTVSDFMQVSTTPTGELVIEQRETDVEQALKLAEEVSDSDLEQRLSSLQKQQPLLSVRDLQVAFPIRGIFGQTRRYLLAVNGVTFDVYPGETLGLVGESGCGKSTLARAILHLIKPSSGQVIFDGDDVTALPQDQLRLLRREMQIIFQNPFGALDPRMSVGAAIMEPMRIHRQPNQRREQRDRAVYLLERVGLGADALNRYPHEFSGGQRQRICIARSLALNPKFIICDESVSALDVSVQAQVLNLLKELQGEFNLTYIFISHDLSVVKFMSDRIMVMNRGAIEEIGPSEQIYRQPQKAYTQQLIAAIPVGSLDRIRERQAQRGISVH; from the coding sequence ATGAGTGATACTGTTCTACACGTCAAAGACCTGGAAGTTCAATTTCTGACTGACGCAAAACCCATTCGTGCCGTTGACCGTATTTCCTTTGAGATTAAACGAGGACAGACCCTTGGAATTGTGGGAGAGTCGGGTTCGGGAAAATCGGTAACGGCTCTGTCTGTCATGCGTCTGGTGCCTCCGCCGGGGCAGGTGACAAGGGGTGAATCACTCTTTTGGGGGGCGGAAGGGGGGCAACCTGTTGATCTCCTCCAGTTACCCAACCGCCAGATGGAAGACTATCGGGGAGGAGAGATCTCGATGATCTTTCAGGAACCGATGAGTTCCCTCAACCCGGTTTACACCATTGGGTTTCAACTGGTAGAAGCAATTCAACTGCACAAGCGATTAACCAGGGCAGAGGCAGAACGAGAAGCGATCGCCCGTTTGCAGGAAGTGCGCCTGCTCCCCGATGACACTGAGTTACGGCAGCGGGTTGTGGATGAATTTCACCAGACCAGTGCAGCCCCACCGGGCGATCGCGACATTGAGCGGCAGATTAACCGCCAAAAAATGGCATTTCTTAACCGCTATCCCCACGAACTATCAGGGGGACAGATGCAGCGGGTGATGATTGCCATGGCGATCGCCTGTGACCCGGCTCTGCTGATCGCAGATGAACCCACCACGGCACTGGATGTGACTGTACAGGCAACCATTCTGGACTTGCTGCGGGATCTGCGCGATCGGCGGGGCATGTCCATCATGTTCATCACCCACGACCTGGGGATCATTGCTGAAATTGCTGACTATGTCGCTGTCATGTACCAGGGCAAGATCGTAGAAGCTGGTCCAGTCTGGCAAATCTTCTCTGCTCCTCAGCACCCCTATACCAAAGGCTTGCTCACCTGTCGTCCCCAGCCGAACCGCCGCCTGCGCCGCTTGCCCACCGTTTCTGACTTTATGCAGGTGAGCACAACGCCCACTGGAGAACTGGTGATTGAGCAACGGGAAACGGATGTAGAGCAGGCTCTGAAACTGGCAGAAGAAGTGAGTGATTCTGATCTAGAACAACGATTGTCTTCACTTCAGAAGCAGCAGCCCCTGCTATCTGTGCGTGACCTTCAGGTTGCCTTTCCGATTCGGGGGATCTTTGGACAGACCCGCCGCTACTTGCTGGCAGTTAACGGCGTTACGTTTGATGTTTATCCCGGTGAAACCCTGGGTCTGGTGGGAGAGTCAGGGTGTGGCAAATCGACCCTGGCACGGGCAATTTTGCACCTGATCAAACCCAGCAGTGGTCAGGTCATTTTTGATGGAGATGATGTCACAGCCCTGCCTCAGGACCAGTTGCGTCTGCTCCGGCGAGAAATGCAAATTATTTTCCAGAACCCTTTTGGAGCGCTGGATCCCCGGATGTCCGTTGGGGCAGCCATCATGGAACCGATGCGAATTCACCGCCAACCCAATCAGCGTCGGGAGCAGCGCGATCGGGCAGTGTATTTGCTGGAGCGGGTTGGGCTGGGTGCAGATGCCTTAAACCGCTACCCCCATGAGTTTTCTGGCGGTCAACGTCAGCGCATCTGTATTGCTCGATCGCTGGCATTGAATCCTAAGTTCATCATTTGTGATGAATCGGTTTCAGCCCTGGATGTGTCGGTGCAGGCTCAGGTACTCAACCTGCTGAAAGAGCTACAGGGTGAGTTTAATCTGACCTATATCTTTATCTCCCATGATCTGAGTGTGGTTAAGTTCATGAGCGATCGCATTATGGTCATGAATCGGGGGGCGATCGAAGAAATCGGTCCCTCAGAGCAAATCTATCGCCAGCCCCAAAAGGCGTACACCCAACAGCTTATTGCAGCAATTCCAGTCGGCAGCTTAGATCGAATCCGTGAACGTCAGGCGCAGCGAGGCATTTCAGTGCATTAG
- a CDS encoding iron uptake porin, which produces MAAPVPQEVVTPVTNGTQSSANAESCLAATEGLEGDRPPLGCPEFADEMEPMAQIRSIAELDDVRPSDWAYQALQSLIERYDVFRGYPDKVFRGNRPLSRYEFVAVLSQVFLRLEELLTTGEIARIREDFSTLRRLQQSYGGIATSLDGRLDSLDSRLDTREERQFSTTTRLTGQTAALITDGSGAPLTVVSRTRLDLQTSFSGKDLLRTQLELGNDGGDAVSSAQSRQGVNLLGTLGLLAGGGGLDYVGVDRAVRVSKLHYTFQPTPDFSLTVGSRLNPRDFIDYNRFANDSDRNFASSFFMNNPLIIQNQVDRPGGAGAVVRWQPGGSSLSIRALYAATDADRPQAGTTDGGLFGDRSQGSLELEYVLNRDLVTRLQFTRAAINGMDIYAGGINVEWTWNKQLAIFGRYGIGTYRGFNPFLGQSLDLTPQTWAIGTIVRNIVIPDSTAGLAIGQPFVTRDLGNATQTNIEGFYSFLFNENISFTPGLIIVTNPNNRRSSTVWEFYVRMVFSF; this is translated from the coding sequence ATGGCTGCGCCAGTTCCCCAAGAAGTCGTGACCCCAGTCACTAATGGCACTCAGTCTTCTGCGAATGCGGAGAGTTGTCTGGCGGCAACGGAAGGGTTGGAGGGCGATCGCCCTCCCCTGGGCTGCCCTGAGTTTGCCGACGAAATGGAGCCAATGGCGCAGATTCGCTCGATTGCTGAACTGGATGATGTTCGTCCATCTGATTGGGCATACCAGGCACTGCAATCTCTGATTGAACGCTATGACGTGTTCAGGGGCTACCCAGATAAGGTTTTTCGAGGTAACCGCCCGCTGAGCCGGTATGAGTTTGTAGCGGTTCTGAGTCAGGTTTTTCTAAGGCTGGAGGAATTGCTGACCACGGGTGAGATTGCCAGAATTCGAGAAGACTTTTCCACTCTGCGGCGGCTTCAGCAGTCCTACGGCGGGATTGCCACCAGCCTGGATGGCCGGCTTGACAGCCTGGATAGCCGACTGGACACGCGGGAAGAACGCCAATTTTCGACTACCACCCGGCTGACCGGGCAGACTGCTGCACTGATCACCGATGGCTCTGGAGCACCGCTCACAGTGGTATCGCGCACCCGGCTTGATCTGCAAACCAGTTTTTCGGGCAAAGACCTGCTACGAACCCAACTGGAGTTGGGCAATGATGGGGGGGATGCGGTCAGTTCAGCCCAGAGCCGGCAGGGAGTCAATTTACTGGGAACCCTGGGATTGCTGGCAGGTGGTGGTGGATTGGATTACGTCGGGGTGGACAGAGCTGTGCGGGTCAGCAAGCTGCACTATACATTTCAGCCCACACCCGATTTCAGTCTGACGGTAGGTAGCCGTCTTAACCCCAGAGATTTTATCGACTACAACCGATTCGCCAATGATTCGGATCGAAACTTTGCTTCCAGTTTTTTCATGAATAATCCGCTGATTATCCAGAATCAGGTAGATCGTCCGGGGGGGGCGGGGGCGGTGGTTCGCTGGCAACCAGGGGGATCCTCCCTATCGATCAGGGCACTCTATGCGGCTACCGATGCCGATCGCCCCCAGGCAGGTACGACGGATGGTGGCTTGTTTGGCGATCGCTCCCAGGGCAGTCTGGAACTGGAATATGTGCTGAACCGGGATCTGGTGACCCGGCTTCAATTTACCCGCGCTGCCATCAATGGCATGGATATTTATGCCGGTGGCATTAATGTGGAGTGGACCTGGAACAAACAGTTGGCCATCTTTGGTCGCTATGGCATTGGCACCTATCGCGGGTTTAATCCATTCCTGGGACAGTCCCTCGACCTGACTCCCCAGACCTGGGCGATTGGCACCATCGTGCGCAATATTGTGATTCCAGACTCAACCGCCGGACTGGCGATCGGGCAACCATTTGTAACCAGGGACCTGGGCAATGCAACCCAGACCAACATTGAAGGGTTTTATAGCTTTTTGTTTAACGAAAACATTAGCTTCACTCCTGGACTGATCATTGTGACGAACCCTAATAATCGCCGTTCCAGTACAGTTTGGGAATTTTATGTGCGGATGGTGTTCTCTTTCTAG
- the gloA gene encoding lactoylglutathione lyase, which yields MRLLHTMLRVGNLEESLKFYCDVLGMKLLRQKDYPGGEFTLAFVGYGNESDHTVLELTYNWGKDQYNLGDAYGHIAIGVDDIYATCEAIKERGGKVTREPGPMKHGSTVIAFVEDPDGYKVELIQLSTHRSTRTADQEAATV from the coding sequence ATGCGACTACTTCATACAATGCTGCGTGTTGGCAATCTGGAAGAATCTCTCAAGTTCTACTGCGATGTCCTGGGCATGAAGTTGCTCCGCCAAAAAGACTATCCGGGGGGTGAATTTACGCTAGCGTTTGTGGGCTATGGCAACGAATCAGACCATACCGTTCTCGAGTTGACCTACAACTGGGGGAAGGATCAGTACAATCTCGGTGACGCCTATGGTCATATTGCGATCGGGGTCGATGACATTTATGCCACCTGTGAGGCGATTAAAGAGCGTGGCGGCAAAGTTACCCGTGAACCTGGTCCAATGAAGCATGGTTCGACGGTGATTGCCTTTGTTGAAGATCCCGATGGATATAAGGTTGAGTTGATTCAACTCAGTACCCATCGCTCTACCCGGACAGCCGATCAGGAAGCGGCAACGGTTTAA
- a CDS encoding DUF2092 domain-containing protein, whose product MNVLVRTVAVLGCWVVSGEIIGGSRILSVPAEATIFPQATLGVRSNQGYPSNLPISSLPLIDAPRILSQVGDKLDLALLAKASAAFFQSDRYRTESEIQVKATSGSTSLTSTARATTIVQSPNKFRAEIVFPDSKDPKQPDSIVISDGKQVWISRPGLKQYMVTPYKQFGQVEDNYWIGMSSLWFLEVSPAARETIAQGALADPEVQKDLGLSDETAIQGTTETINGQALYVYEYKDKQGFTIRAFVDPKTATLQQIILSGQSDGYDVLISERILRRAADPTITTLTFQPPPRTGAKQVKTLAIGPL is encoded by the coding sequence ATGAATGTGCTTGTCAGAACGGTTGCTGTGTTGGGTTGTTGGGTTGTATCTGGAGAAATCATTGGCGGGTCCAGAATTCTCTCAGTTCCCGCTGAGGCAACTATTTTTCCCCAGGCAACTCTGGGTGTGAGGTCCAACCAGGGTTACCCATCCAATTTACCCATTTCCTCCCTGCCATTGATCGATGCGCCCAGAATTCTTAGCCAAGTTGGGGACAAGCTCGACCTGGCTTTGCTGGCAAAAGCCAGTGCGGCTTTTTTCCAGAGCGATCGCTACCGTACCGAGTCAGAAATTCAAGTGAAAGCAACCTCCGGCAGTACCAGTCTGACCTCGACGGCCAGAGCCACCACCATTGTCCAATCTCCCAACAAGTTCCGGGCTGAGATTGTATTCCCTGACTCAAAAGACCCCAAACAACCAGACAGTATCGTCATCTCAGATGGTAAGCAGGTCTGGATCTCACGCCCTGGCTTGAAGCAGTACATGGTCACTCCATACAAACAATTTGGACAGGTCGAAGACAACTACTGGATTGGGATGTCTTCCCTCTGGTTTTTAGAAGTTTCACCCGCCGCCAGGGAAACCATTGCCCAGGGAGCACTGGCAGATCCAGAGGTGCAGAAAGATCTGGGGTTATCTGATGAGACCGCCATCCAGGGAACAACTGAAACGATTAACGGGCAAGCGTTGTATGTCTATGAATATAAAGATAAACAGGGCTTTACCATTCGAGCCTTTGTGGATCCCAAAACGGCAACGCTACAGCAAATTATCCTGTCCGGTCAATCCGATGGGTACGATGTGCTGATCAGCGAACGTATTTTGCGTCGGGCTGCCGACCCCACCATAACCACACTGACCTTTCAACCGCCGCCGCGGACTGGAGCTAAACAGGTCAAAACCCTCGCAATTGGTCCCCTTTAG
- a CDS encoding bifunctional diguanylate cyclase/phosphodiesterase yields the protein MTALWTAFENSPLGVFVLRVDQSGDNGNSNTIFCLETMNPAFAKQFGITMHDPKGFNHGHATTVQPSYPLKLPGTVADVTDSYARKCLDRKQSISFFFPPGLERSPTLTITLFPVVQSDGSVPQIVGICQDIEMPLGESQQRLSKLIDALPGIVFSCVNDGEWSMSYLSQGCLELTGYSSKDLVGKDRTVSYNSITFPEDLPAVLAAIDRAIERHEPYVIEYRILTRSGQEKWLWEKGHGIYDSRGEPISLEGFITDITELKQAEAALGRAEAKYRSIFENAVEGIFQTTPDGRYLTANPMLAKIYGYDTPEELMATLTDISRQLYVDASRRQTFIDLLQKEDAVWGFESQIYRKDGSIIWISENAHTIRDPDGQLLGFEGTVEDITARKQSEDELRQRDNLLQGVAEATSHLLTDTDYDVAIAKALATLGKVVNVDRVYIYQNHPHPATGEPAMSMRYEWVSQTVEPSIHQPHWQNQPYSAFGMTRWYETFLQGRSISGIVSQFPALEQELLGKDQILSILMVPILMDDRLWGYIGFDDCHAERLWSTSEESILLTMAASFGGAIKRQQAEATIRYQAFHDLLTGLPNRMLFNDRLPLALANANRYSNMLAVMFLDLDRFKTINDTLGHAVGDLLLQAVAQRLAGCTRKGDTVARWGGDEFTLLLPQIQCAEDAAKAAQRIIDSLKPAFHLEGRELYISSSIGIALYPADGDDAQTLLKNADAALYRVKEQGRNGYQIYTPAINSKATELLTLESYLHHALERNEFVIHYQPQVNTRTWEVSRMEALVRWIHPELGFVSPRTFIPLAEENGLISAIGEWVLQTACAQSKAWQAAGIAPLRIAVNLSARQFQEAHLVETITRILSETQLEARYLELEITETTAMQNMDFTLSILKALHDMGIHISLDDFGTGYSSLGYLKKFPLHTLKIDQSFVKDLTTDTHDAAIVRTILALGQGLNLSVVAEGVETREQLEYLRSLNCYEMQGYLFSKPMTATEATDFLRNNRVAECYSPFQGCKVP from the coding sequence ATGACTGCACTATGGACAGCGTTTGAGAACAGCCCGCTGGGTGTCTTTGTTTTAAGGGTTGATCAGTCTGGGGACAATGGTAACTCGAATACTATTTTTTGCCTGGAAACCATGAACCCCGCTTTTGCGAAACAGTTTGGCATCACAATGCATGACCCCAAGGGGTTTAACCACGGTCATGCAACCACTGTACAACCGAGCTATCCCCTCAAACTTCCAGGTACAGTTGCCGATGTGACCGACTCCTACGCCAGAAAGTGTCTTGATAGGAAACAGTCGATTTCCTTTTTTTTCCCGCCTGGACTGGAGCGATCGCCGACGCTCACAATCACCCTGTTCCCAGTCGTTCAATCCGATGGTTCGGTTCCCCAAATTGTTGGAATTTGCCAGGATATAGAAATGCCCCTGGGAGAAAGCCAGCAACGATTGTCAAAATTAATTGACGCGCTGCCAGGGATTGTGTTCTCCTGTGTCAACGACGGGGAATGGTCCATGAGCTACCTGAGTCAGGGCTGTCTGGAACTGACCGGGTACTCCAGCAAAGACCTGGTCGGAAAGGATCGCACGGTTTCTTACAATTCCATCACCTTTCCTGAAGACCTGCCAGCAGTGCTGGCAGCCATCGACCGGGCAATTGAACGCCATGAGCCTTATGTCATCGAATATCGCATCCTGACCCGTTCAGGGCAGGAAAAGTGGCTTTGGGAAAAGGGGCACGGCATTTATGACAGCCGTGGTGAACCGATTAGCCTGGAAGGCTTTATCACGGATATTACAGAACTGAAACAGGCGGAAGCCGCCCTGGGGAGGGCAGAAGCCAAATATCGTAGCATCTTTGAAAATGCCGTCGAGGGCATCTTTCAAACAACACCAGATGGCCGCTATCTGACCGCCAATCCCATGCTGGCAAAGATTTATGGCTATGACACGCCAGAAGAGTTGATGGCAACCTTGACCGACATCAGCCGCCAGCTTTATGTCGATGCCAGCAGACGGCAGACATTTATTGATCTTTTGCAGAAAGAGGATGCCGTGTGGGGGTTTGAGTCCCAAATCTACCGGAAAGATGGCAGCATCATCTGGATTTCAGAAAATGCTCATACTATCCGCGACCCGGATGGTCAACTCCTGGGGTTTGAAGGAACAGTTGAAGACATTACCGCCCGAAAACAGTCAGAGGACGAACTGCGCCAGCGAGATAACCTTCTGCAAGGCGTTGCAGAAGCAACCAGCCACCTGCTGACGGACACTGACTATGACGTGGCGATCGCCAAAGCCCTTGCCACCCTGGGAAAAGTGGTGAATGTAGACCGGGTTTACATCTATCAAAACCATCCCCACCCGGCAACAGGCGAACCTGCCATGAGTATGCGGTATGAATGGGTCAGTCAAACGGTGGAACCCTCCATCCACCAGCCCCACTGGCAAAACCAGCCCTATAGTGCCTTTGGCATGACCCGCTGGTATGAAACGTTTCTCCAGGGTCGTTCCATCAGTGGGATCGTCAGCCAGTTTCCCGCTTTAGAACAGGAGCTTTTAGGCAAAGACCAGATCCTCTCTATCCTGATGGTGCCGATTCTGATGGATGACCGGCTCTGGGGATACATTGGCTTTGATGACTGCCACGCCGAACGTCTGTGGTCCACATCGGAAGAGTCCATTTTGTTAACCATGGCTGCCAGTTTCGGGGGGGCGATCAAGCGTCAACAAGCAGAGGCAACTATCCGCTATCAGGCGTTTCATGATTTATTAACTGGCTTACCCAACCGGATGCTGTTTAACGATCGCCTGCCCCTGGCACTGGCAAACGCTAACCGCTACAGTAACATGCTGGCAGTGATGTTCCTCGATCTGGACCGGTTCAAAACCATCAACGACACCCTGGGACATGCCGTGGGTGATCTGTTGCTACAGGCAGTGGCTCAACGTCTTGCTGGCTGTACGCGCAAGGGAGACACGGTCGCTCGCTGGGGTGGCGATGAGTTTACCCTGCTGCTACCCCAAATTCAATGCGCTGAGGATGCGGCTAAAGCTGCCCAGCGCATCATCGACTCCCTGAAACCAGCCTTTCATCTGGAAGGGCGGGAACTTTACATCAGCAGCAGTATTGGAATTGCACTCTATCCCGCCGATGGCGATGATGCCCAAACACTGCTCAAGAATGCGGATGCTGCCCTCTACCGGGTGAAAGAACAGGGTCGCAACGGTTATCAAATTTATACTCCTGCGATCAATTCCAAAGCAACGGAATTGCTGACACTGGAAAGCTACCTGCACCATGCCCTAGAGCGCAACGAATTTGTGATTCACTATCAACCCCAGGTCAACACCCGTACCTGGGAAGTCAGCCGGATGGAAGCCCTGGTGCGCTGGATTCACCCTGAGTTGGGATTCGTCTCACCCCGGACATTTATTCCATTGGCAGAGGAGAATGGGTTGATCTCCGCGATTGGTGAGTGGGTGCTGCAAACAGCCTGTGCCCAAAGTAAGGCCTGGCAGGCTGCCGGAATTGCGCCTCTACGGATTGCGGTCAACCTTTCAGCCCGGCAGTTTCAAGAGGCTCACTTGGTAGAAACAATCACCAGAATTCTGAGTGAAACTCAACTGGAAGCCAGATACCTGGAACTGGAAATTACTGAAACAACAGCGATGCAGAATATGGATTTTACCTTGTCGATCCTGAAAGCTCTGCATGACATGGGGATCCACATTTCGCTGGATGACTTCGGCACTGGCTATTCTTCCCTGGGTTACTTGAAAAAGTTTCCACTGCATACGTTAAAGATCGACCAGTCCTTTGTCAAAGACCTGACCACAGATACTCACGACGCGGCAATTGTCAGAACCATCCTTGCCCTGGGGCAGGGCTTGAATTTGAGTGTGGTGGCTGAAGGGGTTGAAACCAGGGAACAGTTGGAATATCTGCGATCGCTCAACTGTTACGAAATGCAGGGTTATCTGTTTAGCAAACCGATGACTGCAACCGAGGCAACCGATTTTCTGCGCAACAACCGGGTAGCAGAGTGCTATAGCCCTTTTCAGGGGTGTAAGGTACCGTGA
- the argJ gene encoding bifunctional ornithine acetyltransferase/N-acetylglutamate synthase, which yields MADWQEIPGGITAPKGYRAAGMAAGLKPSGLPDLALIVSDVEAIAAGVFTTNQVRAACVDYCRQRLQAKSSARAILCNAGQANAATGTQGWEDALDSAQSLSQLLHVPPESILLASTGVIGQRIKLDKLKAALPQMIAALSETGSEAAARAIMTTDLVPKAIALETVLHDRPVRIGGIAKGSGMIHPNMATMLAFVTCDAAVSPHLWQQMLSRAADRSFNQITVDGDTSTNDSLFALANGESRTPAITEPGTEADKLEAMLTEVCIYLAKAIARDGEGATCLLEVQVSGAVDDESARRVARTIAGSSLVKSAIFGRDPNWGRIAGAAGRAGVSFDQNDLQIGLGPFLMMQNGQPQPFDRAAANAYLKQAAEGAYLREDTVLITVSIGHGHGSGTAWGCDLSYDYVKINAEYTT from the coding sequence ATGGCAGACTGGCAGGAAATTCCCGGTGGCATTACGGCTCCAAAGGGGTATCGGGCAGCGGGAATGGCAGCAGGGTTGAAACCTTCAGGATTGCCCGATCTGGCTCTGATTGTGTCAGATGTGGAGGCGATCGCCGCTGGCGTATTCACCACCAATCAGGTCCGTGCCGCCTGTGTGGACTACTGCCGCCAAAGGCTCCAGGCGAAATCAAGTGCCCGTGCTATTCTCTGCAACGCCGGACAGGCAAATGCTGCCACAGGTACCCAGGGTTGGGAAGATGCCCTGGACAGTGCTCAGTCTCTCAGCCAGTTGCTCCACGTTCCCCCTGAATCGATTCTGCTGGCATCCACTGGCGTGATTGGACAGCGGATTAAGCTGGACAAGCTCAAAGCTGCCCTGCCTCAAATGATTGCCGCTCTCTCAGAAACGGGGTCTGAGGCAGCTGCCAGAGCCATCATGACCACTGACCTGGTGCCTAAAGCGATCGCCCTGGAAACGGTTCTGCACGACCGACCTGTAAGAATTGGCGGCATCGCGAAAGGTTCTGGCATGATTCACCCAAACATGGCAACCATGCTGGCGTTCGTCACCTGTGACGCGGCGGTTTCTCCCCACCTGTGGCAGCAAATGTTAAGTCGCGCCGCTGATCGCAGCTTTAACCAGATCACTGTAGATGGTGACACCAGTACTAACGATTCGCTGTTTGCCCTGGCAAATGGGGAGTCACGCACCCCTGCGATTACTGAACCGGGGACAGAGGCTGACAAATTAGAAGCTATGTTGACGGAGGTTTGCATTTACCTGGCAAAGGCGATCGCCCGTGACGGGGAAGGGGCAACCTGTCTGCTGGAAGTGCAGGTTTCTGGTGCGGTGGATGATGAATCGGCCCGCCGGGTTGCCCGGACTATTGCCGGGTCTTCCCTGGTCAAATCTGCCATCTTTGGACGGGATCCCAACTGGGGCAGAATTGCCGGAGCGGCTGGACGGGCAGGGGTATCCTTTGACCAGAACGATCTACAAATTGGACTGGGTCCTTTTTTGATGATGCAGAATGGACAACCCCAACCCTTTGATCGCGCGGCTGCCAACGCCTACCTGAAACAGGCGGCTGAAGGGGCTTATTTAAGAGAAGACACCGTTCTGATCACGGTCAGCATTGGTCACGGTCACGGCTCTGGAACCGCCTGGGGCTGCGATCTTAGCTATGATTACGTCAAGATTAACGCCGAATACACTACTTGA